The Pseudomonadota bacterium genomic sequence TTGCCCTATAAAGGAGAAGAAGGATGGACGTAAAAATATTGAAATACGATCCGGCAATGGATGCAAAACCTTATTACAAAATCTATAATGTTCCATGGAAGAAAAACATAACGGTTCTTGAAATAATAGTATATGTTCATGAGAACCACGAAGCAATTGCCTTTGATTATTCCTGCCGGGGAAGGGTATGC encodes the following:
- a CDS encoding succinate dehydrogenase/fumarate reductase iron-sulfur subunit — its product is MDVKILKYDPAMDAKPYYKIYNVPWKKNITVLEIIVYVHENHEAIAFDYSCRGRVC